A genome region from Micromonospora peucetia includes the following:
- a CDS encoding FecCD family ABC transporter permease — MTGVDTGVRRTVRPPAGRSARRGTALLAGLGAALVLVALVAAGRGQVQISPAEVLGSVLHRVGLDVGTLPANPQGENALWIVRFPRVVLAAVVGAALGCAGAVMQGVFGNPLAEPGVIGVSAGAAVGAALAIVTGVTVLGGWTVPAAAFAGGLATTYAVYLLSRSGGRTEVVTLVLTGVAVNAVAGAVIGLLMFVADESGVQAIAFWNLGSLASANWSAVTLATPCLAVGLAVAYADARRLDLLALGEPAARHLGVDVERLRIRMIVVTALLGAAAVAFTGIISFIGLVVPHLVRMVAGPGHRVLLPASALGGAVVVIAADLAARTLVAHQELPLGVLTAVVGGPAFFWLLRRTRNRAGGWG; from the coding sequence GTGACCGGCGTCGACACCGGCGTCCGGCGGACGGTACGGCCCCCGGCCGGTCGCTCGGCCCGGCGCGGAACGGCGCTGCTCGCCGGCCTCGGCGCCGCCCTGGTGCTGGTCGCCCTTGTCGCGGCGGGCCGGGGGCAGGTCCAGATCTCCCCCGCCGAGGTGCTCGGCTCGGTCCTGCACCGGGTCGGCCTGGACGTCGGCACCCTGCCAGCGAACCCCCAGGGCGAGAACGCCCTCTGGATCGTCCGGTTCCCCCGGGTGGTGCTGGCCGCCGTGGTGGGCGCCGCGCTCGGCTGCGCCGGCGCCGTCATGCAGGGCGTCTTCGGCAATCCCCTGGCCGAACCCGGCGTCATCGGTGTCTCCGCCGGAGCGGCGGTCGGCGCGGCACTCGCCATCGTCACCGGGGTCACCGTCCTGGGCGGCTGGACCGTGCCCGCCGCTGCCTTCGCCGGCGGGCTGGCCACCACGTACGCCGTCTACCTGCTGTCCCGCTCCGGTGGCCGGACCGAGGTGGTGACCCTGGTCCTGACCGGCGTCGCGGTCAACGCGGTCGCCGGGGCGGTGATCGGACTGCTCATGTTCGTCGCCGACGAGTCCGGCGTGCAGGCCATCGCCTTCTGGAACCTGGGCAGCCTGGCGTCGGCGAACTGGTCGGCGGTCACGCTGGCCACGCCCTGCCTGGCGGTCGGTCTCGCCGTCGCGTACGCCGACGCCCGTCGACTCGACCTGCTCGCCCTCGGCGAGCCCGCCGCCCGGCACCTCGGGGTCGACGTCGAACGGCTACGGATCCGCATGATCGTGGTCACCGCGCTGCTCGGTGCGGCGGCCGTGGCCTTCACCGGCATCATCAGCTTCATCGGTCTGGTGGTGCCGCACCTGGTCCGCATGGTCGCCGGTCCGGGGCACCGCGTGCTGTTGCCGGCCAGCGCGCTCGGCGGGGCGGTCGTGGTGATCGCGGCCGACCTCGCCGCCCGAACCCTGGTCGCCCACCAGGAGCTCCCACTCGGCGTGCTCACCGCGGTCGTCGGCGGGCCGGCCTTCTTCTGGTTGCTGCGCCGCACCCGGAACCGGGCCGGAGGCTGGGGATGA
- a CDS encoding heme/hemin ABC transporter substrate-binding protein → MTGTIRPTRAAARHAPLPRSGAWRRKSPTAPPAAALLALLCGAVVGCSAPTSGAAPADPASCGPVTATLDSTDVIALRPAPTPALPATVTSADGTTVTVTDASRILPVNLYGSIAETVFGLGLGDNVIGRDTSTTFPAAAHLPVVTPAGHDLSAEAVLALNPTVVLADDSIGPPEVLRQLRASGIPVVLVEAEQTLDAVPGHVRAVAAALGVTAAGEQLVARVEGEIAAARRSAPEGRAPRIAFLYLRGTAGVYLVGGEGAGSDAMIEAIGGVDAGSAIGLAKFRPLTSEGLINAAPDVILVMSAGLASVGGVDGLLKLPGVAQTPAGAARRIVDMEDGTLLTFGTRSGRTVQALATAVHSCGARS, encoded by the coding sequence GTGACGGGGACCATCCGGCCCACCCGCGCAGCCGCCCGCCATGCCCCGCTCCCCCGGTCCGGGGCATGGCGCAGGAAGTCGCCGACGGCACCGCCGGCCGCCGCCCTGCTGGCGCTGCTCTGCGGGGCCGTCGTCGGCTGCTCCGCGCCCACCTCCGGAGCCGCGCCGGCGGACCCCGCCTCCTGCGGGCCGGTCACAGCCACCCTGGACAGCACCGACGTCATCGCGTTGCGCCCGGCACCGACACCGGCCCTTCCGGCCACCGTCACCTCCGCCGACGGCACCACCGTCACCGTCACCGACGCCAGCCGCATCCTGCCGGTGAACCTCTACGGGTCGATCGCCGAGACCGTGTTCGGCCTAGGCCTCGGCGACAACGTCATCGGCCGGGACACCTCGACCACGTTCCCGGCGGCAGCGCACCTTCCCGTCGTGACCCCGGCCGGGCACGACCTCTCCGCCGAGGCGGTACTGGCCCTGAACCCGACCGTCGTGCTCGCCGACGACAGCATCGGGCCGCCGGAGGTGCTGCGGCAGTTACGCGCCTCCGGTATCCCCGTCGTCCTCGTCGAGGCCGAGCAGACCCTCGACGCCGTACCGGGGCACGTCCGCGCGGTGGCGGCGGCCCTCGGCGTCACCGCGGCCGGCGAACAGCTCGTGGCCCGGGTCGAGGGCGAGATCGCCGCCGCCCGCCGCAGCGCGCCGGAGGGCAGGGCGCCCCGGATCGCCTTCCTCTACCTGCGCGGCACCGCCGGTGTCTACCTGGTCGGCGGCGAGGGAGCCGGCTCGGACGCGATGATCGAGGCAATCGGCGGGGTGGACGCCGGCAGCGCCATCGGACTGGCCAAGTTCCGCCCGCTGACCAGCGAAGGTCTGATCAACGCCGCACCGGACGTGATCCTGGTGATGAGCGCCGGGCTCGCCTCCGTCGGCGGCGTCGACGGCCTGCTGAAGCTTCCCGGGGTAGCGCAGACCCCGGCCGGCGCGGCCCGCCGGATCGTCGACATGGAAGACGGCACCCTGCTCACCTTCGGCACCCGGTCCGGCCGGACCGTGCAGGCCCTCGCCACGGCCGTCCACTCCTGCGGCGCACGGTCGTGA